The genomic region TATAAATCTCCGCCATAAGTTCCGGTATAATCAGATAATTTTAAACTTGGTTTTGTATTTAAAACTCTGTTCTTATACTTTTCCTCTTCATCTTTTTTATCCTTTTTTTTACCGTACTTATATAATTTCAGATAAAATGCACTCCAATCTTTTGTAGTCTCTCCGAAATAATCATCTATAATATAATACATTAAAGCTGTCGGTAAATAATTTATATTGTTCGTTAAAACCACTATCCCGAAATCTTTTTCAGGAACATACATAGTTTGAGATATCATGCCGTCGGCTCCGCCTCCGTGATTAACAACTTTTACTCCTTGATAATCAAAAATTGACCAACCTAATCCATAAGAACTGAAATGCTTCGTAGGAAAATAACTTAACCATCCTTTACTTGAATTATCAGGTGTTTGAGTTGCTTGCATTTCCCAAATTTGCATTTCATCAAGTATTGTGTCATTTTTATAAATACCTTCATTCATTTGCAAAATTAACCATTTACTCATATCTTCCACATTAGAGATTATCGCAGCTGCCGGAGCCACATTATCCCATGACATATATTTAATTGGGAGCGGATCTTTACCGGTTTCAATATGATGTGGCATTGCAATATTTGTTTTCCCTTTTAATTCAGAAACAGAAAGCAAAGAATTTTTCATACTCAATTTCTCGAAAAAATTATTCTTGATATAATCTTCCCAAGTTAAACCTGTTACTGCCGGAATAATTTCTCCTGCTGCGGAAAACATAATATTTGAATATCCGAAATGAGTTCTGAAACCGTATTCAGGTTTTAAATATTGCGCTCTTTCAATAACTTCTCTACTTGAATAATTAGTTTCATACCATAACAAATCACCGCTGAACGTTTTTAAACCGCTTCTGTGACACAGCAAATCACGAATTGTCATTTCTCCTGTTACATAATTATTATACATCCTGAACCAAGGCAAATAATCAATCACTTTATCATCCCATGAAATTTTTCCTTGATCAACTAATTGAGATAAAGCTCCGGAAGTAAATGATTTTGTATTCGA from Bacteroidales bacterium harbors:
- a CDS encoding serine hydrolase, translating into MNRYYKFFTASLLLLFNFNFYAQDKAGIDFTELDKYLNKALNEWQIPGMAVAIVQGDSIAFAKGYGIREFGKKDKVDTKTLFAIASNTKSFTSGALSQLVDQGKISWDDKVIDYLPWFRMYNNYVTGEMTIRDLLCHRSGLKTFSGDLLWYETNYSSREVIERAQYLKPEYGFRTHFGYSNIMFSAAGEIIPAVTGLTWEDYIKNNFFEKLSMKNSLLSVSELKGKTNIAMPHHIETGKDPLPIKYMSWDNVAPAAAIISNVEDMSKWLILQMNEGIYKNDTILDEMQIWEMQATQTPDNSSKGWLSYFPTKHFSSYGLGWSIFDYQGVKVVNHGGGADGMISQTMYVPEKDFGIVVLTNNINYLPTALMYYIIDDYFGETTKDWSAFYLKLYKYGKKKDKKDEEEKYKNRVLNTKPSLKLSDYTGTYGGDLYGNAEVTIEDGHLVLDFLPSPVLIGDLSHWHYNTFIIKLKNSPTLPKGTVNFVIGIDGKVEELKVDIHNPDFHFTELEFKKLD